CCGGCGGTGGTGCGCCAGTTCGTCCGGATCATGGGCGACCAGGCCGACCACATGAACGAGATGGTCTCCGACCTGCTGGACGTGGCCCGCATCGAGACCGGCACGCTGCCTGTCAGCCCCGAACCCGCCGAGGTCGCGGCGCTGGTGGACCGTGCTCGGAGCGTCTTCAGCAGCGGAGGGGGAGGGAATCCCCTGGAGATCGATGTCGAGCCGGACCTGCCGCTGGTGCTGGCGGACCGGCGGCGCATCGTGCAGGTTCTGGTCAACCTGCTGACCAATGCTGCCCGCCACTCCCCGCCGGGCTCGGTCATCCGGGTGAGCGCCTCACGCCGGGACGTGCATGTAGCGGTGGTGGTGTCCGACGAGGGGAGGGGCATTCCGGCGGAGCGGCTGCCATACCTGTTCCGCAAGTTCTCCGGCGGCGGGCCGGAGGAGCTTGGCGGCGACAACGGCCTGGGTCTGGCAATCTGCAAGGGGATCGTGGAGGCTCACGGGGGCCGTATCCGCGCCGAGAGCGACGGCCTTGGTCTGGGCGCGCGGTTCACCTTTACCATGCCCACTGTCGGGGAGACCGGCAGCGGCGATGCGGCTCCGGCATTGACCCGCTCGTTGCGGCGCGAGAGAGGGGAAACGGAAGAACCGGTGCGGGTGCTGGCGGTGGACGACGACCCCAACGATCTCCGGTACATCCGCGACGCAGTGGCCTCGGCTGGCTACCAGCCGGTGGTGACCGGGGACCCGGAGGAGGCCTTGCGCCTCATGGAGCAGGAGCGCCCCCAGCTGGCACTGCTGGACCTTATGCTGCCAGACGCCGACGGCGTGGAGTTGATGGAGGCTATCTTTGAAAAGGCGGACGTGCCGGTCATCTTCATCTCCGCCTACGGGCGGGAGGAGCTCATCGCCCGGGCCTTCGACCATGGGGCCGTGGACTACGTGGTCAAGCCATTCTCTGCTACGGAGCTTGCGGCGCGTATTCGTGCTGCCCTGCGCCGGCGTCATGTGTTGGAACCCTATGTATATGGCGATCTGACCGTGGACTTCGCCCAGCGCCGGGCAACCCTGGGGGGACGCCCGTTGCCCCTTATGGCCATGGAGTACCGGCTGCTGGCCGAGCTTGCGGCAAACGCCGGTCGAGTGGTGACCTACGAGCATCTTCTGGTGCGGGTCTGGGACAGGAAGGACGGCAGCGACGTGCGGCCCATGCGCACCCTTGTGAGCAGGCTGCGCCGTCAGCTGGGCGACGACGCCGACCGCCCCACCTACGTCTTCACCGAGCCTCGGGTGGGCTACTGGGTGCCGGCGGGGGAGGAGTAGGGTGCTGGGGCAGGGGCACAGGCCAGGGGTGACGGCCTGAAGTCCCGGAAGAGAATTGCTAAACTCCCTCTCCCATATACGAATAGGAAGTGCTGCAGTTATGTAATCGTCTCCACGCAAAAGACGGTACCTACTTGCAGAGGTGAAAGCTGTGTAATGTAGTCCTCGTATGGTTAGAGACGAGGACACCGAATGTCTGGCAAATCAACGACGGACTGAATATTGTCAGGCATCCAGGCTAGGAGCATCAAAATGACTGACAGGATCCCCCATGACTTACATGAATGGATGCAACAGCTTCAAGTTGACATGGCCATGCACTACGACCAGATCAGAAAACGGTCGAAGGAAGACCCCGGCACAGCTGGAGACCAAGGTGAAACTGATTGGGCTGAGTTGTTATCCGAATGGCTACCGCCCACGCTACAAGTCGTCACGAAAGGCCGAATAATCGGACCCGACGGTACCGTCAGCCCTCAAGTGGACGTGCTGGTGTTGAAGGATATATATCCCAAAGGGATGCTCAGAAGGAAGCTCTACCTGTCTGACGGGGTAGCGGCCGCCTTCGAATGCAAAACTACCCTGCGGGGCCGCCACATCACAGAGGCAATCGAG
The sequence above is drawn from the Chloroflexota bacterium genome and encodes:
- a CDS encoding response regulator, whose product is MNPAERGDPEIAALRERLSRLSQASLRITEDLDLDAVLQRVVDGARLLTGASRGGLTVLDDAGQLEDFISSGLTEEAHRGFEELPGGLELFAYLSGLPDPLRVADFSAYTEALGLPQIGPPLEPLGSFLSAPISYESARVGNLYLSDKQGEEAFSQEDEDTLVLFASQAALAIANARRHREEQRTRADLETLIDTSPVGVVVFDAKTGAPVSFNREVRRIVEGLCDPGQSPEDLLEVVTCRRADGREVSLREFPMALLLSAGETVRVEEMVISVPDGRSVSAIVNSTPILGKDGTVESVVVTMQDMTPLEEVERLRADFLAMVSHELRIPLTSIKGSATTILDSVADLDPAVVRQFVRIMGDQADHMNEMVSDLLDVARIETGTLPVSPEPAEVAALVDRARSVFSSGGGGNPLEIDVEPDLPLVLADRRRIVQVLVNLLTNAARHSPPGSVIRVSASRRDVHVAVVVSDEGRGIPAERLPYLFRKFSGGGPEELGGDNGLGLAICKGIVEAHGGRIRAESDGLGLGARFTFTMPTVGETGSGDAAPALTRSLRRERGETEEPVRVLAVDDDPNDLRYIRDAVASAGYQPVVTGDPEEALRLMEQERPQLALLDLMLPDADGVELMEAIFEKADVPVIFISAYGREELIARAFDHGAVDYVVKPFSATELAARIRAALRRRHVLEPYVYGDLTVDFAQRRATLGGRPLPLMAMEYRLLAELAANAGRVVTYEHLLVRVWDRKDGSDVRPMRTLVSRLRRQLGDDADRPTYVFTEPRVGYWVPAGEE